A genomic window from Luteolibacter sp. LG18 includes:
- the cyoE gene encoding heme o synthase, translating to MADETPVPPAENEPLLPVPGLRQDLAVLMKVRLNLFVLITAFFGFLLASRGHGFDWWRLFNTLLGTAAAAFGSAAFNQLMEIDLDKRMRRTANRPLPSRRMDPMVAFGVGWVLSAFGILHLATMINGLAATLTAATIAIYVFVYTPLKRLSSTNTLVGAIPGAIPPVIGWVGAGGALDWRAAFLFALLFFWQLPHFVAINWICREEYEDAGYKMWSNGDVSGKKSAMLSAVFALALAVISIAPWPMGFTGWTWGIFGPLLAVLMAGLAWRFRSAGDRASARKLFFFTLIYLPAALGLLAIGWR from the coding sequence ATGGCCGACGAAACTCCGGTGCCCCCTGCTGAAAACGAGCCCCTGCTGCCGGTTCCCGGACTGCGGCAGGATCTGGCCGTCCTGATGAAGGTGCGGCTGAACCTGTTCGTGCTCATCACGGCCTTCTTCGGCTTCCTGCTGGCCTCGCGCGGCCACGGCTTCGACTGGTGGCGTCTGTTCAACACGCTCCTCGGCACGGCCGCGGCGGCGTTCGGTTCGGCGGCGTTCAACCAGTTGATGGAGATCGACCTGGACAAGCGGATGCGCCGTACCGCGAACCGTCCGCTGCCATCCCGCCGGATGGATCCGATGGTGGCCTTCGGGGTCGGCTGGGTGCTTTCCGCCTTCGGCATCCTCCATCTCGCCACCATGATCAATGGCCTGGCTGCCACGCTCACGGCGGCGACCATCGCCATCTACGTCTTCGTTTACACGCCGCTGAAGCGCCTCAGCTCCACCAATACCCTGGTGGGGGCCATCCCGGGAGCGATTCCGCCGGTGATCGGCTGGGTGGGGGCGGGCGGCGCGCTCGATTGGCGGGCGGCGTTCCTGTTCGCGCTGCTGTTCTTCTGGCAGCTTCCCCATTTCGTGGCGATCAACTGGATCTGCCGCGAGGAATACGAGGACGCCGGTTACAAGATGTGGTCGAACGGCGACGTCAGCGGCAAAAAGAGCGCGATGCTGTCCGCGGTGTTCGCCCTGGCGCTGGCCGTGATTTCGATCGCCCCGTGGCCGATGGGCTTCACCGGCTGGACCTGGGGGATTTTCGGCCCGCTGCTGGCGGTCCTGATGGCCGGGCTGGCGTGGCGGTTCCGATCGGCCGGTGACCGGGCCTCGGCGCGGAAATTGTTCTTTTTCACGTTGATCTACCTGCCCGCGGCGCTGGGTTTGCTTGCCATCGGTTGGCGCTAG
- the trpS gene encoding tryptophan--tRNA ligase has product MRILTGLQPSGKLHVGNYFGAMQPAVQLQDKGEAFYFIADYHAMTSSQDPAALRENVRELAIDFLACGLDPERAVFFRQSAVPEVNELAWILSTVCPFSLLEKGHSYKDKVANGIAPNHALFAYPVLMAADILLYDSNQVPVGKDQKQHLEMTRDLAGKINETYGEGTVIVPEPIIREDTALVIGTDGRKMSKSYHNTLPIFGDEKPSKKIIMKNIITDSTPLEEPKPVADSTILALYKLFASEADYNQMVADHLSGGFGYGHFKTRLADAYWEFFAPMRARREEILADPGFVDAVLKRGAERAREEASKVLDRVRKAVGLV; this is encoded by the coding sequence ATGCGAATCCTGACCGGGCTCCAACCGAGCGGAAAACTCCATGTCGGCAATTACTTCGGCGCGATGCAGCCGGCGGTACAATTGCAGGACAAGGGCGAGGCCTTCTATTTCATCGCGGACTACCACGCGATGACGTCCTCGCAGGACCCGGCGGCGCTTCGCGAAAACGTCCGGGAGCTGGCCATCGATTTCCTCGCCTGCGGCCTGGATCCGGAGCGCGCGGTGTTCTTCCGCCAGAGCGCGGTGCCGGAGGTCAATGAGCTGGCGTGGATTCTTTCCACCGTCTGCCCGTTCAGCTTGCTGGAAAAGGGCCATTCGTACAAGGACAAGGTCGCCAACGGGATCGCGCCGAACCACGCGCTTTTCGCCTACCCGGTGCTGATGGCCGCGGACATCCTGCTTTACGATTCGAACCAAGTGCCGGTCGGCAAGGACCAGAAGCAGCATCTGGAAATGACCCGCGATCTCGCGGGCAAGATCAACGAGACCTACGGCGAGGGCACGGTGATCGTTCCGGAGCCGATCATCCGCGAGGACACGGCGTTGGTCATCGGCACCGATGGCCGGAAAATGAGCAAGAGCTATCACAACACGCTCCCGATCTTCGGCGACGAGAAGCCTTCGAAGAAGATCATCATGAAGAACATCATCACCGACTCGACTCCGCTGGAGGAGCCGAAGCCGGTGGCGGACTCGACCATTCTCGCGCTTTACAAACTTTTCGCCAGTGAGGCGGACTACAACCAGATGGTGGCGGACCATCTCAGCGGCGGCTTCGGCTACGGCCATTTCAAGACGCGCCTCGCCGACGCCTACTGGGAGTTCTTCGCCCCGATGCGCGCCCGCCGCGAGGAGATCCTGGCGGATCCCGGCTTCGTGGATGCCGTGCTGAAACGCGGTGCCGAGCGGGCCCGCGAGGAGGCCTCCAAGGTGCTCGACCGCGTCCGCAAGGCGGTGGGCCTCGTTTGA